A region from the Desulfurellaceae bacterium genome encodes:
- a CDS encoding MaoC family dehydratase N-terminal domain-containing protein: MAREPESQPASLITDEIRSWIGREVPPWTIEVSRRDVLRFAVATDDPNPLYTDEEQAKNSRHGGLIAPPLFYMAPLTEPVAETQLRPDGLPFEGKFPVPPTPLPRLMDGGVEVEFLQPIRVGDVLTGRSKITDIYQKDGRSGPLIFVQRETTFTNQRGELVLVEKGASILR, translated from the coding sequence ATGGCGCGTGAGCCCGAATCCCAGCCCGCATCGCTGATTACCGACGAGATCCGGTCGTGGATCGGCCGCGAAGTTCCGCCCTGGACCATAGAGGTCAGCCGCCGCGATGTGCTGCGTTTTGCGGTGGCCACGGACGATCCGAATCCCCTCTATACGGACGAGGAGCAGGCGAAAAACAGCCGTCACGGGGGGCTGATCGCCCCGCCGCTGTTCTATATGGCACCCCTGACCGAGCCGGTGGCCGAGACCCAGCTGCGGCCCGACGGCCTGCCCTTTGAGGGCAAATTCCCGGTTCCGCCCACGCCCCTGCCGCGGCTGATGGACGGCGGGGTCGAGGTCGAGTTCTTACAGCCCATCCGGGTCGGCGACGTGCTCACCGGGCGCTCCAAGATCACCGATATCTACCAGAAAGACGGCCGCTCCGGACCGCTCATCTTTGTCCAGCGCGAGACCACCTTTACCAACCAGAGGGGAGAGCTGGTCCTGGTCGAAAAAGGGGCGAGCATCCTGCGCTAG
- the ilvB gene encoding biosynthetic-type acetolactate synthase large subunit: MNKLSGAQIVIESLLAEGVDTIFGYPGGAILPTYDALIQNPHLRHVLVRHEQGASHMAEGYARVSGRPGVVLVTSGPGATNTVTGIADAYMDSTPMVVLSGQVSRAMLGNDAFQEADVTGITRPCTKHNYLVRDVRDIARVMKEAFYIAGTGRPGPVLVDLPKDIQTDEAPFVYPDHVDIRGYKPTLKGNERQIEKALHAIEEAERPLFYVGGGVQWSGAAPELTELVRGLKIPVTPTVMALGTIPTDDPLHLGMLGMHGGYWTNMAVYHCDVLIAIGARFDDRVTGRVADFAPNAKTIIHIDIDPSSISKNIKVDVPIVGDIKTVLRSMLKKVKSQESLAPRQRLWAEWYRQIMDWKAEKPLPYEKHSPDGTIKPRQLIDGLAELTRGEAVIVTDVGQHQMWTAQMMPFKHPRSWLTSGGLGTMGYGLPAGIGAHFAAPEREVVVISGDGSIQMNIQELSTAVQYQVPVKVVIMNNHYLGMVRQWQEKFYEERYSHSYMDAMPDFVKLAEAYGAKGFRVERAAELSATLQAAFAEPGPVLVDAVIPTAEGVFPMVPAGSAMHEMLFA; this comes from the coding sequence ATGAACAAGCTGAGCGGTGCACAAATCGTGATCGAAAGTCTGCTGGCCGAGGGCGTCGATACCATTTTTGGCTATCCCGGCGGCGCCATTCTGCCGACCTATGACGCCCTGATTCAGAATCCCCACCTGCGCCATGTGCTGGTCCGCCACGAACAGGGCGCCTCGCACATGGCCGAGGGTTATGCGCGGGTCTCCGGGCGGCCCGGCGTTGTCCTGGTCACCTCCGGCCCGGGCGCGACGAATACGGTTACCGGCATTGCCGACGCCTACATGGACTCAACCCCCATGGTCGTCCTCTCCGGTCAGGTGTCGCGCGCCATGCTGGGCAATGACGCGTTTCAAGAGGCCGATGTGACCGGTATTACCCGGCCGTGCACCAAACACAACTACCTGGTCCGCGATGTCAGGGATATCGCCCGGGTGATGAAAGAAGCCTTCTATATTGCCGGCACGGGCCGTCCCGGACCGGTGCTGGTCGATCTGCCCAAGGATATCCAGACCGATGAGGCGCCGTTCGTGTATCCCGATCATGTCGATATCCGGGGCTATAAGCCGACCCTCAAGGGCAACGAGCGCCAGATCGAGAAGGCGCTGCACGCGATTGAGGAGGCCGAGCGCCCGCTGTTTTATGTGGGCGGTGGGGTGCAGTGGTCCGGGGCGGCGCCGGAACTCACCGAACTGGTGCGCGGCCTCAAGATTCCGGTCACTCCAACGGTCATGGCCCTGGGCACGATTCCGACCGACGATCCGCTCCACCTCGGCATGCTGGGCATGCACGGTGGCTACTGGACCAATATGGCCGTCTACCACTGTGACGTGTTAATCGCCATCGGCGCCCGTTTTGACGACCGGGTGACAGGTCGGGTGGCGGATTTTGCGCCCAACGCCAAGACCATCATCCATATTGATATCGACCCGTCGTCGATCAGCAAGAACATCAAGGTTGACGTGCCGATCGTGGGCGATATCAAGACCGTCCTCAGGTCCATGCTCAAAAAGGTCAAAAGCCAGGAGAGCCTGGCGCCCCGCCAACGGCTGTGGGCCGAGTGGTATCGCCAGATCATGGACTGGAAGGCGGAAAAACCGCTGCCCTACGAGAAACACAGCCCGGACGGCACGATCAAACCGCGCCAGCTCATTGACGGCCTTGCCGAGCTGACCCGTGGCGAGGCGGTGATTGTCACCGACGTGGGCCAGCACCAGATGTGGACGGCTCAGATGATGCCGTTCAAACACCCGCGCTCGTGGCTCACCTCCGGCGGCCTGGGCACCATGGGCTACGGCCTGCCGGCCGGCATTGGGGCGCATTTTGCCGCACCCGAGCGCGAGGTGGTCGTCATCAGCGGCGACGGCAGTATTCAGATGAACATCCAGGAACTGTCCACCGCGGTTCAGTATCAGGTGCCGGTCAAGGTCGTGATCATGAACAACCACTACCTGGGCATGGTCCGCCAGTGGCAGGAGAAGTTCTACGAAGAGCGCTACTCCCACTCGTACATGGACGCCATGCCCGATTTCGTGAAACTCGCCGAGGCCTATGGGGCCAAGGGCTTCCGGGTCGAGCGCGCGGCCGAGCTGTCGGCCACCCTGCAGGCGGCCTTTGCTGAGCCCGGGCCGGTTCTGGTTGACGCGGTCATCCCCACGGCCGAGGGGGTCTTCCCCATGGTCCCGGCCGGCAGTGCCATGCACGAAATGCTGTTTGCCTGA
- a CDS encoding Lrp/AsnC family transcriptional regulator, whose product MSLDSLDRHILSLLQENCKLSLNRIGERVGLSAPSVVDRIRKLEENGVIRGYTAVLDARKLGKDITAFIGVSIHHPKLIQTFEKDIDRFEEVQECHHVTGEYTLLLKVKTDNTSGLEELIRQIRSIDGVDHTETSVVLSTHTEGLWLNLKQDALVAQLDSKDGPESVVPLRARRGA is encoded by the coding sequence ATGAGCCTCGACAGCCTTGACCGGCATATTCTTTCCCTGCTCCAGGAAAATTGTAAGCTGTCTCTGAACAGGATTGGAGAGCGGGTCGGGCTGTCCGCCCCCTCGGTGGTTGACCGGATCAGAAAGCTGGAGGAAAATGGCGTTATTCGGGGCTATACGGCGGTGCTCGACGCCCGCAAGCTGGGCAAGGATATCACCGCCTTTATCGGCGTCTCGATCCACCATCCAAAACTGATCCAGACCTTTGAGAAAGACATTGATCGCTTTGAGGAGGTCCAGGAGTGTCACCATGTCACCGGTGAGTACACCCTGCTGCTCAAGGTCAAAACCGATAATACCTCAGGGCTCGAAGAGTTGATCCGCCAGATTCGCTCCATCGACGGGGTTGACCACACCGAGACCTCGGTCGTGCTGTCAACGCATACCGAGGGGCTGTGGTTGAACCTCAAACAGGACGCTCTGGTTGCCCAACTCGACTCCAAAGATGGGCCCGAATCGGTCGTGCCTCTACGCGCCAGAAGAGGAGCCTGA